In the genome of Phlebotomus papatasi isolate M1 chromosome 2, Ppap_2.1, whole genome shotgun sequence, one region contains:
- the LOC129803376 gene encoding uncharacterized protein LOC129803376 isoform X1, translating to MFCNEQKVLQCKMEEIVEEESIYDILRRLENKVDELTRENKDLKTQCAAMKDTLDEMMANSIISEINSNQEKVNLQLKKINKNFQGAQKTFPIQNIVKLMELEENMSNPGFKAAIETELRNILRKDDKNFLTKIATLDTLKSFNVTGRGKRKSILDYYVFQYCLEIMEMTRSDLRNHLERWQAVYRTREYRMIKKSSAKKPEMDKDKKVIDLKELTPIPKSQVPKSILSAATTLCEDLPKPFSSKVNQSPESKKLIIIGKQNKS from the exons ATGTTCTGTAACGAGCAAAAGGTATTACAATGTAAAATGGAAGAGATCGTAGAAGAGGAATCAATATATG ATATTCTTAGAAGACTAGAAAACAAAGTTGATGAATTAACAAGGGAGAATAAAG ATCTCAAAACACAATGTGCTGCCATGAAAGACACGTTAGACg AAATGATGGCTAATTCAATTATTTCAGAAATTAACAGTAATCAAGAAAAAGTCAATCTCCAgctcaaaaaaattaataagaatttcCAGGGTGCTCAAAAAACATTTCCAATCCAAAATATCGTAAAGTTGATGGAACTAGAAGAAAATATGTCAAATCCCGGATTCAAAGCTGCAATt gaAACAGAACTCCGAAACATATTAAGGAAAGACGATAAgaatttcctcacaaaaattGCTACACTGGATacattaaaaagttttaatGTTACTGGAAGGGGGAAAAGGAAGAGTATCTTGGACTATTATGTGTTCCAATATTGTTTAG AGATAATGGAGATGACACGAAGTGATCTTCGAAATCACTTGGAAAGATGGCAAGCAGTATATCGTACTCGAGAGTATAGAATGATAAAGAAATCCTCCGCCAAAAAACCTGAAATGGACAAGGATAAGAAGGTTATTGATTTGAAGGAACTAACGCCTATTCCCAAGTCTCAAGTTCCTAAGAGTATACTGAGTGCTGCTACTACTCTATGTGAAGATTTACCAAAACCCTTCTCATCTAAAGTCAATCAATCACCCGAGtcaaaaaaactaataataatagGAAAACAAAATAAGTCTTGA
- the LOC129803376 gene encoding uncharacterized protein LOC129803376 isoform X2 produces the protein MFCNEQKVLQCKMEEIVEEESIYDILRRLENKVDELTRENKDLKTQCAAMKDTLDEINSNQEKVNLQLKKINKNFQGAQKTFPIQNIVKLMELEENMSNPGFKAAIETELRNILRKDDKNFLTKIATLDTLKSFNVTGRGKRKSILDYYVFQYCLEIMEMTRSDLRNHLERWQAVYRTREYRMIKKSSAKKPEMDKDKKVIDLKELTPIPKSQVPKSILSAATTLCEDLPKPFSSKVNQSPESKKLIIIGKQNKS, from the exons ATGTTCTGTAACGAGCAAAAGGTATTACAATGTAAAATGGAAGAGATCGTAGAAGAGGAATCAATATATG ATATTCTTAGAAGACTAGAAAACAAAGTTGATGAATTAACAAGGGAGAATAAAG ATCTCAAAACACAATGTGCTGCCATGAAAGACACGTTAGACg AAATTAACAGTAATCAAGAAAAAGTCAATCTCCAgctcaaaaaaattaataagaatttcCAGGGTGCTCAAAAAACATTTCCAATCCAAAATATCGTAAAGTTGATGGAACTAGAAGAAAATATGTCAAATCCCGGATTCAAAGCTGCAATt gaAACAGAACTCCGAAACATATTAAGGAAAGACGATAAgaatttcctcacaaaaattGCTACACTGGATacattaaaaagttttaatGTTACTGGAAGGGGGAAAAGGAAGAGTATCTTGGACTATTATGTGTTCCAATATTGTTTAG AGATAATGGAGATGACACGAAGTGATCTTCGAAATCACTTGGAAAGATGGCAAGCAGTATATCGTACTCGAGAGTATAGAATGATAAAGAAATCCTCCGCCAAAAAACCTGAAATGGACAAGGATAAGAAGGTTATTGATTTGAAGGAACTAACGCCTATTCCCAAGTCTCAAGTTCCTAAGAGTATACTGAGTGCTGCTACTACTCTATGTGAAGATTTACCAAAACCCTTCTCATCTAAAGTCAATCAATCACCCGAGtcaaaaaaactaataataatagGAAAACAAAATAAGTCTTGA